The Trichomycterus rosablanca isolate fTriRos1 chromosome 6, fTriRos1.hap1, whole genome shotgun sequence DNA segment taaaaaaaaaattcatacaCGACTCCAAACCAACAGCTTAGAAATTaatcaattatttttttattttaaaagcaacTTAGCAGAACAAAAACTCTTGtaattttaaaacactttttaaacattttaaaaatatatacaaattttATCTGATCTAATTCTGCTACAtgttaatattaaacaatacatttatatatggcAGCTTTAAACAATGCATAAAGACACAACAAAGAtgataaaatatataatgtaagCCAGAGTAAAGGACAATTCATTTGAATCTTAGGGGGAGAATGAAGtggtgtctgtgtctgtgagtCCGGCTGAAGACTTTCTTTTTCCAGAGTATAAGATTGGGCTGTGGCTTCTACAACCCAAAGCAGTCATTAGTTTTAGCAGATCATTGCGAAATTTTACCCCAATAAAGGCATACAGGAAGGGGTTCACGCAACAGCGCAGAAAGGCAATGCCTTGGGTGACATCCATGGCAAAAAGTAGGCTATTGTCAAAATCACACCTGGTGGTGTTATTTGTGCTTAGTCCCATCACCACATTGTATGGCAGTTGGCTGATCACAAACACAGCCACCACTGCGAAGATAACCTTTAGAGCTTTgttcctctcaaagttcctCGCCTGCATGAGAGTCCTGATGATGCCGCTGTAACAGAACATCATGACAAGCGCTGGCATCACAAAACCAAGCACCATTTGGCTTATCAACAGGGAGACGCGCAGATAATCGTTCTCATTACTGTAAGCCACACAGGTGCTGTTGGAATTGACATTCGAGTAGATGATCTCAGGCAGGGAAAACAACACAGCCAAGCCCCAAGTAACCAGGGAAGACACACGTCCATAATAGGCAGCGTTATTGCGGCAGCGGTGGGCGGATACAGCTTTGGTGATAGAAAAGTACCTGTCCACGCTGATGCAGGTGAGCAGGAACATACCACTGAAGAAGGTTATCTTGTAGATGCCATACATGGCTTTACACAACAGCTCCCCTAGAGGCCATTTGGTCATTATGCTTGTGGCCCAGAAGGGCAGAGAGAGCGCAAAGAGCAGGTCGGctacagccaggttcagcagaaaGATATCGGTCATTGTCTTAATCCGGTTGAAATGGATATAGGTGAGGATGACTAGGAAGTTTCCCATGAGAGCCAGGAGGCAGATGAGGCTGTAGATTGTAGGAATAAACCTTGCGCGAAAGCTTCGGTTGAGGTCTTTCCCACATACCGTCTCAAATTGAGTATAATCAGGTTCAGTGGAGTAATAGTCAGTTGCTTCAAAATCTTCTGTCACATTGGGCAAACTTGtctgaaaaacagaaaataaaagatTTACTTGAATGTTTTACCTTTTATTCTTAATTCTATATTGtttgtataattaaaaaaatttgtgcGTTTTCTGTGTACTGGTTAGTCATATCTATACACCAATCAGATGCAGAGACATTTTACTTTTGCAAGACTGCAAagtagtatacactgatcagccataacattaaaaccacctccttgtttctacaaacactgtccattttatcggcttcacttaccatatagaaacactttgtagttctacaattactgactgtacatctgttgatctgcatgctttgttagcaccctttcatgctgttcttcaatggtcaggacccccacaggaccactacagagcaggtattatttaggtggtggatgattctcagcactgcagtgacactgacatggtggtggtgtgttagtgtgtgttgtgctggtatgagtggatcagacacagcaatgctgatggagtttttaatcacctcactgtctctgctggactgagaaagtccaccaaccaaaaatatccagccaacagctccccgtggggcagcgtcctgtgaccactgatgaagatctacaagatgaccaactcaattagcagcaatagatgagcgatcgtctctgactttacatctacaaggtggaccaactaggtaggagtgtctaatagagtggacagtgagtggacacggtatttaaaaactccagcagcactgtcctgtgtgatccactcataccagcacaacacacactaacacaccaccaccatgtcattgtcactgcagtgctgagaatgatccaccacctaaataatacctactctgtggtggtcctgtgggggtcctgaccattgaagaacagggtaaaagcagactaaaaaggtatgtagagaaatagatggactagagtcagtaattgtaaaactacaaagtgcttctatatggtaagtggagctgataaaatggacagtgtgtgtagaaaccaggaggtggttttaatgttatggctgatcggtgtataatgtaagtaatatagtatataacaaaagtatataagtatacaagtatataaacaaacaagctgctcaatCAGTTTACATGTACATAAATACAACATGCTTGCAAAGTGCAGATGAATATGTCTGtattttcacattttatttgatttttgttaataatttaatttacagGTTTAAGGGGGTGTTGATTGAGGTGAGGAGCTGGGGTAAGGTCATCATGAAAAAGTTAAAATGAGTTTGTTAAATTAACTAATAGTGAATTCGTGAAAAtaaattaacttatttattttttttatttactgattaattgaaaatattgaggaaaataaaacataaatgcgGCATAAGTGTTGCATATGCCACCTTTTATGTTTCATTGTTTAAgttaaatgcagcaaatgatagTAATTGCACATTAAAATATGCACAAGTTTTGTTTCCAGTAGATTAATTcactaaaaaaacaaacaaaacattttgaccaaccctaaccctaacccaagaCGTAATTTGCAAACATTAGATTTTTTAAAGATCCCTATAATTTACTGCCTGCTGTTCTTAATGAAACGTCTGGAAAGGGCTTAGAATTT contains these protein-coding regions:
- the ccr7 gene encoding C-C chemokine receptor type 7, which gives rise to MNSFTVFGPALLLWSCHCQTSLPNVTEDFEATDYYSTEPDYTQFETVCGKDLNRSFRARFIPTIYSLICLLALMGNFLVILTYIHFNRIKTMTDIFLLNLAVADLLFALSLPFWATSIMTKWPLGELLCKAMYGIYKITFFSGMFLLTCISVDRYFSITKAVSAHRCRNNAAYYGRVSSLVTWGLAVLFSLPEIIYSNVNSNSTCVAYSNENDYLRVSLLISQMVLGFVMPALVMMFCYSGIIRTLMQARNFERNKALKVIFAVVAVFVISQLPYNVVMGLSTNNTTRCDFDNSLLFAMDVTQGIAFLRCCVNPFLYAFIGVKFRNDLLKLMTALGCRSHSPILYSGKRKSSAGLTDTDTTSFSP